A stretch of Sulfurovum zhangzhouensis DNA encodes these proteins:
- the ruvC gene encoding crossover junction endodeoxyribonuclease RuvC: MNILGIDPGSRNLGYCILNWDGKNFSLLEAGLLKIKATELQEQIIELVEGFDVILKSHQIDEVAIEDIFFAYNPKTVLKLAQFRGALSLKILQEVGYFYEYTPLQVKKAVTGNGKAAKEQVAFMVKKLYGIKKEIKPLDITDAMAIAWTHLQRVKMRPVKKT; encoded by the coding sequence ATGAATATACTAGGTATTGACCCCGGAAGCCGTAATTTAGGGTATTGTATTCTAAATTGGGATGGGAAAAATTTTTCACTTTTGGAGGCCGGTTTGTTGAAAATCAAGGCTACTGAACTCCAAGAACAGATCATTGAACTGGTAGAAGGATTTGATGTGATTTTAAAGTCACATCAAATTGATGAAGTAGCAATAGAAGATATCTTCTTTGCGTATAACCCTAAAACAGTTTTAAAGCTGGCACAATTCAGAGGTGCATTGTCACTGAAAATCCTCCAAGAAGTCGGATACTTTTATGAATATACTCCTTTACAGGTGAAAAAAGCTGTTACAGGTAACGGAAAAGCAGCAAAAGAGCAAGTAGCTTTTATGGTAAAAAAACTGTATGGTATAAAGAAAGAGATTAAACCTTTGGATATTACCGATGCCATGGCTATTGCATGGACACATCTCCAACGCGTGAAGATGAGACCAGTTAAGAAAACATAA